A single Longimicrobiales bacterium DNA region contains:
- the hemC gene encoding hydroxymethylbilane synthase, with product MTLRLASRGSTLALWQAHHIQALLRRLHPGIDVGIEVLHTTGDRITDVPLAMIGDRGLFTKEVDAALLDGRAHVAVHSYKDVPTRLPDGLTLAAVLVREDPRDAFLPAPGRPRNLGELEPGARVGTSSLRRRALLLAARPDLMVDDLRGNLDTRLQKLEQGHYDGIILALAGVRRFGREDRVGELLDPPHWLPAAGQGALALVARADDDDTLARLQTLNDDDTRAATDAERTFLARLEGGCQIPIGALGTIDGSRLTLHGLVSSLDGTTIIRGQVTGSAADGRATGEDLADQLIGRGAQDVLRAIRSVNTAVPRPPAP from the coding sequence GTGACGCTGAGACTCGCTTCCCGCGGCAGCACGCTCGCACTCTGGCAGGCCCATCACATTCAGGCGCTGCTGCGCCGACTGCATCCGGGAATCGACGTCGGGATCGAGGTGCTGCATACCACCGGCGATCGCATCACTGACGTGCCCCTCGCGATGATCGGTGACCGCGGCCTCTTCACGAAGGAGGTCGACGCCGCCCTGCTCGATGGCCGTGCGCACGTCGCCGTCCATTCCTACAAGGACGTGCCGACCCGACTGCCCGATGGCCTGACGCTCGCCGCCGTCCTGGTGCGCGAGGACCCGCGCGATGCGTTCCTGCCCGCGCCTGGCCGCCCGCGGAACCTGGGTGAGCTGGAGCCGGGTGCGCGCGTCGGCACCAGCTCGCTTCGACGGCGTGCCCTCCTGCTCGCCGCACGACCGGACCTCATGGTCGATGATCTCCGCGGCAACCTCGACACACGACTACAGAAGCTGGAGCAGGGTCATTACGACGGCATCATCCTCGCCCTCGCCGGCGTGCGCCGCTTCGGCCGTGAGGATCGCGTCGGCGAGTTGCTCGATCCACCGCACTGGCTGCCCGCCGCCGGGCAGGGAGCACTCGCCCTGGTCGCGCGCGCCGATGACGACGATACGCTCGCGCGACTTCAGACACTGAACGACGATGACACCCGCGCCGCGACCGATGCGGAACGGACCTTTCTCGCGCGTCTCGAGGGCGGCTGCCAGATTCCGATCGGCGCACTCGGTACGATCGACGGTTCGCGCCTGACACTGCACGGGCTCGTTTCGTCCCTCGACGGCACCACGATCATTCGCGGACAGGTCACTGGGTCGGCGGCCGATGGACGCGCGACAGGCGAGGACCTGGCGGACCAGCTGATTGGACGCGGCGCGCAGGATGTCCTGCGTGCCATCCGCTCGGTGAACACCGCCGTGCCGCGTCCGCCCGCGCCATGA